From the Leisingera thetidis genome, the window GGGAACCGAAGATTTTGCCTATATGCTGCGGGAACGCCCGGGAGCTTATGTCTTCATCGGTGCAGGAGATATTCCGCCACTGCATTCAAACCGCTACGATTTCAATGACGATATCTTGGAGACTGGCATCGGATTCTTGACAGAGCTGGTCCGCGCGTCAACCACAGAATAATTGCCTTGGCTGAAGCGGTGAACCTTTCGATGCGAGGGGCAAAATGCAACCGGCGTGCGGTTTGGATTTCATGTTTTGTACCAAGTTCAATCCAATCGCTCCGCTTGGCTGCACCTGGCACGCATCATATCACTCGACGTGATAATCGCAGCGGGTGGCACGCCCGCGAAAGGTGCCCCGTATCGGCGGCAGGCTCACTCTGAGAAGCCTTGTCGACGTGCATTGGACACATCTGACGAAACCGAATGCGCCACCTGCGATCAATGTCGGGTTCAGGGAAGCTGCGTTGCAGCTTTCCTGCGCTGCGCCAAGGTCCGGCAGGGGGAGCCTTTCTCGCGCGATTTCGCTGCAGCTGCGAAATGCTGCAACTGCTCGATCGATAAAGTGGGGCTCATGCCGCAAGTTCGCCGCGCCCCGGGCGAACGGTTAGTCCAGGGTGATCCGCCCTTGGCTGCGCCGAACATGAACTGACGCAACGCCGGACGAGGACGAAGCCGCTACCGCGGCAGGGGCGCTCGGTGATACCGTTGCGGGATGATCTGACGACTGAGATTTTGGGAATGGGCGTGTCTGTCTGACGATTGGGGTCTCTCAATCAACAGACAGGAGGGTCCCATGGCGGACACAAAGACCACACCGCTTCGAGAGCGGATGATCGAAGATATGCGGATCAAAGGGCTCGGGGAGAGTTCGCAGAAAGCGCATATCAGGGCCGTTCGATATTTTGCCGAGTTTCTTGGCCGATCGCCGGATACTGCAACGCCCGAAGACCTGCGCGCTTACCAGCTGCATATGGTGAACACGAATGTCACCCCTTCGACCTACAATGTGCGGCTTGTCGGGCTGCGGTTCTTTTTTGAAACGACATGCCAGCGCCCGGAGATGAAGCAATGCCTGCACTACCGCACGGAGCCAAGGAAGCTACCGGTCGTGTTCAGCGCCGAAGAGGTGTTCGAGCTGCTGAAGGTCGCGCCCGGCCCGGGGCTGAAGTACCGCGCTGCACTCAGCATTTCCTATGGCACCGGGCTCCGGGCGTCGGAGGTCTGCAATCTCAAGGTCACCGATATCGACAGCGACCGGATGCTGATCCATGTCGAGAAAGGCAAGGGCGGCAAGGATCGCAAGGTAATGCTGTCGCCTGGCCTTTTGGCGCTTCTGCGCGACTATTGGCGCGAGGCGCGGCCGGATGGCTGGCTCTTTCCAGGCAAGCCCCGGATCAATCCGCTCTCACCCCGCCAATTGCATCGTGCCTTCAGCGCAGCCAAGCATCTGGCTGGGATCAAGAAGCCGAGGAGCACGCTGCACAGTTTGCGCCACAGCTTCGCAACCCACCTGCTAGAAGCCGGAACAGATGTGCGGGTCATTCAAGTTCTGCTTGGGCACGCCAAGCTGAGCACGACGGCGCAATACACCCATGTCGCGACCAAGCTGATCCGCGACACCGACAGCCCCTACGAGTTGCTGGTGCAGCTCCGGGACCGAAGGTCGGAGTGACGCGCGCGGGCAGTGCCGCGCCCGAAGCTGGAGGTTGCTGACATCTTTCGAACCCACGGTCCTGCCTATCGGCGGGCCAATGTCGGGCATCTGAACCTGGCGCAGTTGAAGGCCATGTCAGCGATTGAAGCCTGCCGAACGGAGGCGCTCGGCGGGCATGTGGCGGCCTGCACCAAGTGCAACCACCAGCATATTGCGTATAACAGCTGCAAGAACCGGCATTGTCCGAAGTGTCAGGCACCAGCGGCGCGAGACTGGATGGCAGCACGCGCCGAGGACCTTCTACCCGTGGAGTACTTCCACGTGGTCTTCACCCTGCCGGCCGAGATTGCGCGGATTGCTCTCTGGAACAAGCGGGCGCTCTATAGCCTGCTGTTCAAAGCGTCCGCTCAAACGGTCATGACAATCGCCGCCGATCCCAAGCGCCTCGGCGCCCGTGTCGGCTTGACCAGCGTGCTGCACACCTGGGGCTCGGCTCTGACCCATCATCCCCACATCCACATGATCGTCCCGGGTGGCGGCCTGTCGCCGGACGGCACAAGGTGGGTTGCGTGCAAGCCAGGGTTCTTTTTGCATGTGCGCGTGCTGTCGCGGCTGTTCCGTCGGTTGTTTCTGGACGGGCTGATGGCTCTGCACGGTGCCGGGCACTTGAGACTCTTCGGAGATCTTGTGGGATTGGCAGACGCACCCGCCTTCGCCGAATGGTCGGCCCCGCTGCGCAAGATCGACTGGGTTGTTTATGCCAAACCGCCCTTCGGTGGTCCGGAGGCGGTGCTTGCCTATTTGAGCCGGTACACACACCGCGTGGCAATCTCAAACCATCGCCTGGTCAGCGCTGACGCCGACACCGTAGCGTTCCGCTGGAAGGATTACCGGATCAAGCGCGGGGACCGGATGAAGGTGATGCGACTTGCAACCGACGAGTTCATCCGCCGCTTTCTGATCCATGTCCTCCCCGACCGGTTCCACCGCATCCGACACTATGGCTTCCTCGCGGGCAGTGGTCGCAAAGAGAAAGTCGCCCGGGTCCGCGCGGTTCTCGGAACGGCGGGCTCTGGCGAACCGGACCAGCCAGAAGACGACCTCAAAGAACCCCTGGCCCTGCGCGAACCATGCCCCGATTGCGGCGGACCCATGCGCATCATCGAAACCTTCCGGCGCGGCGAGATTCCGCGATCCCGGGCACCACCAAGATTGCAGGCCGCATGATGAAAAGCCCGTCTCACAACCGCTCTGAGATCAGAAACTTCCCATGCTGGTCAACGGTGCGCTTTGGCCTACGCTCGTGCTCGCAGCTCAAGACGATGAAAACCGCCCCGGCAAGACCCGCGAAGTTTCCAGACACTGCCCCAAAGGCCGTGCCGCCAATCGCCCAAGCTCAGCAAACCCCGCGAAACTTCCACCAATATCCATGGCGGATGCCTGCGCTTTCCCCATAGCGCAGCACACACATCCCGCGGCTTCCACCTTGTCAGATTTGTCAACGCGGACCACCCCGCCAAGCCCAACCTAACCAACTGGCCCGCATCGAAAAATCTTAGACAAAGCTGTCTTTCGAAGCAGTCGCTTCAATGACAGCTACTTGCATATTTCGGCCATAGCGAAACACGGCACCTGTAAATGAAGGCTTCTGCACAGGCCCTTTTTCAATTTATCGACCAGACAACGTTCGGCTGGAACTCCATTTGCCGGGGGTCAGGCAATTTCAAACAATGCCGCGGCCCCCATGCCTCCGCCAACGCACATGGACGTAACGACATGTTTTACTCCACGACGCTTGCCCTCAAGCAGAGCATGCCCAACCTGTCTGGCACCCGTCATACCATAGGGATGGCCAATCGATATGGCGCCGCCGTTCACGTTGTATAGCTCGGGATCAATGCCAAGATGGTCGCGGCAATAGAGCACTTGGCAAGCGAATGCCTCGTTCAGTTCCCAAAGCCCGATGTCATCGATACCGAGACCTGCATTCTTCAACAGTTTCGGTATTGCATAGATCGGGCCGATGCCCATCTCTTCCGGCGCATTGCCCGCAACTGCCATGCCTCTATAGATGCCGAGGGGGGTAAGGCCATGCTGCTCAGCCATTTTCCGTTCCATCAGGACACAGGCCGAGGCCCCGTCTGAAAGCTGGCTTGCATTGCCGGCTGTGATGACGCCTCCTTCCACAACAGGGTTCAACTGACCCAGTGTTTCGGCCGTTGTGCCCGGCCGGTTGCCTTCGTCTTTGGACAAGGTCACCTCTTCCAGGGTCTCCTCCCCGGTTTCGCGGTTCCTGACCCGCTTGGAGGAGGTGATCGGGACAATCTCGTCGTCAAAGGCGCCGGCGGCCTGCGCCCGTGCAGTCCGCTTTTGCGAAAGAGCTGCGTATTCATCCTGAGCTTCGCGGCTTATCCCATATACCCGGGCCACATTCTCAGCTGTCATCAGCATCGGCATATAGGCATGTTCGCACTGGGCGGTAACGCTTGGGTCCTTCTCCTCGCCTGCCCATTTCAGATAGGCATTCTGCACGGCGGAAATATTCTCCTGCCCACCTGCAACCGCAACGTTCTGCCGATCCACGATGATCTGTTTTGCGGCCGTCGCAATGGCCATTAATCCCGATGAACATTGCCTGTCGATCGTTTGACCTGACACGGCGACAGGAAGGCCAGCCGCCAGCGCGGATAAGCGGCCGACATTCAGCCCTCCAGTTCCGGCAGTCAGGACCGACCCGATCACAACATCTTCGATCAATCCGGGGTCCACTCCTGCACGTTCAACCGCATGGCAAATGGCGTGCCCCATCATGGTTGGGGATTTGATGTTGTTCAGCGCACCCTTGAAGGCAACCCCAATAGGGGTTCGTGCGGTAGAAACGATAACGGCTTCTCTCATGATGTTCCCTTTTTGGCCTCAAAGTGCTCTGCAAGTGTCACGCCCGTGTTTGCGAGTTCCTCCAGCAAAGGCGCAGGCATGAACCACATCTCGCCATAGGCGCCCAGCGATTGCCGGTAGTGGTTCATGCGGTCCAGAATGCGGGGCAATCCGACTTCATCCGCATACTGCATCGGGCCGCCGCGCCAGTTGGGAAAGCCATAGCCGTTGACCCAGATCAGGTCGCAGTCGCCAGGGCGCGTGGCAATGCCTTCTTCCAGGATCAGAAAGCCCTCGTTGATCAGGGGAAACAGACACCGCTCAAGGATTTCCTGATCGTCGATGTGTCGGTGCGCTACACCATGCCGTGTGGCCAGTTCTTTGCTGATTTGAACAACCTCGGGATCTTCAACCCGTGTCCGGCCCTCGTAGAGATAGCTGCCACGCCCGGTCTTCTGACCCAGTCGTCCCAATTCAAAAAGCCTGTCCTGGACTGCCTGGTATGCCGGATCATGCGCAATTTCACTTCGCCGCTCCTGACGCACGCGGGCGCCGACATCGACCCCGGCCAGATCTGCCATCGCGTGAATGCCCATGGCCATGCCGAAGCCTTCAAGGACGTCATCCACCTGTTTCGGCGTTGCGCCTTCAAGAAGCAGACGGGACCCTTCGCGGAAGTATGGCTCCAGCATCCGGTTTCCGGCAAAGCCGTAGCACACGCCCACCGTGACAGGGAGCTTTCGGATCTTCCTTGCAACCGTAATGGCCGTCGCAATGACATCGGGTGCGGTCTTGGCGCCGCGCACCACCTCCAGCAAGCGCATGACATTTGCCGGGCTGAAGAAATGAAGACCAATCACATCCTCCGGACGGGACGTGACCGCCGCGATTTCATCAAGATCCAACGTCGATGTGTTCGAGGCCAGTACCGCGCCAGGTTTCGCGTGCCGGTCCAACGCTTCGAAAATCTGGCGTTTGACATCCATGTTTTCAATCGCTGCTTCGATGATCAGGTCGGCATCTGCGAGGTCTGCATAGCTGAGCGTCCCTGTGGCGTTGGATGCAAAAGCCTCTGCCTGATCGGGACTGAGCCGTCCCTTGTCGGCTGCACGCTGGAAGTGCTTCGAAACCTGATCCAGCCCCTGTTCCAGCGCGCCTTGTGTGGTTTCCAAAAGCGTAACCGGAAACCCCGCCTGAAGAAAGGCGATGGCGATGCCGCGCCCCATTGTTCCCGCGCCGATCACGGCGACCGATGCAATGTCACGTGGCCGCTGCCCGCGTGCAACGCCCGGAACCTTGGTGCATTCACGTTCCGCAAAGAACAGGTGGCGGCCCGCGCGCGATTGAGGTGTGCCGAGCAATTCGGCAAATCCTGCCTTTTCCTGTGCCAGCCCCTGGGTCAGCGGCAATTCGCATGCGGCTTGAAGCGATTTCAGGCACCGTGCAGGGGCGACAAGGTTTTTGGATGTTGGCACGATCTCGGTCCGGAAACCCGCGAGAAAACCCTTCGGATCAGGGTGTGCGACGACCATATCCGCGCAACTGCGCTTCGGAGCCTCCTCACGCGTAATCCTGGCGGCGAAGTCCAGAACATGCGCGCGAAAATCCTGGCCGCTCTCGAACAGTTCGTCGACCAGCCCGCAAGACAGGGCATAGTCTCCATTCACGGGATCACCGGAAAGGATCATCCGTGTCGCCGTTTCCAGCCCGGCAATCCGTGGCAGTCTTTGGGTGCCGCCGGCACCGGGCAGCAACCCCAGTTTGATCTCGGGCAGGCCCATCAACGCCTCCGGCGTGGCAACACGGTAGTCACAGGCAAGTGCGATCTCCAGCGCGCCCCCCATTGCAGGGCCCGCAATGGCCGCGACAACAGGTTTCCTGCTGGTTTCAATTGTTACACACAGGTCTGGCAGATCCGGTTTGTCCCAGACTGCCCCTGTGCGGAACTCGGCGATGTCAGCGCCGCCGCAAAAAAGCGGCAGTGCCGAAGATAAAACGATGGCCTTGACTTGCTCGTCAGCGTGCAACTCGTGAATGGCCGAAGACAGTGCTTGCCGCATCTTCAGGCCAAGGGCGTTCACTGGCGGAGCGTTCAGTTCGATGACTGCAACGCTGCCGCTGCGTTCTATAGAAAACATTTTGGAAACCTCAGATGGACTTTTGGGCAAGACCTTGTTCGATCTCGGCCCAATCGTCGAAGTGGATGACATTGCAGCGCGAACTCACGTTCTCAAGCCAGACAAAGACCGAGATGAACGGCTGATCATAGACCCGGGTGGCATGGGGCTCGCCCGCGGCGTTCCAGATAAGCGATCCAGCAGGATAGTCCTGCCATTCGCCGGATCTGAACCGCCAGCCGGATCTCTCGGACAGGTTCAGATAAAGCTCAGGCGCGTCGTGGTTATGGTCGCGGTACAACGTCCGCGGACCCAGCATGAAGATGCCCAGGCTGAAGTCCGGGTGGTGATGCCCGCAGGCGTCGGCGCCAATCAGCAAGGAATGCAGGTTGCACTTAATATACCCCTCTCCCAGGTCGGCGCCGGGCGGATAGAACTGCGCGTTGTCCTCGCGCCAAACCAAGTCATCCTTGGCCGCAGACAGGCATCTTGCGATTTCAAGCAGCTTGGGCTCGGTGATGCCGGCGATGGCTTGTGTCAGCACCTGATCATGACGGGTTTCCCGGGGGGGGACATCACGCTGCCGCCCGCAGGAAAGGTCCATGGCTGCAAGCTTGTCCAGCGTCAGATCAACACCGGGCGCATCGCTGCGGTGGGTCTCCAAATACGCGACAATAGCTCGGATGAGGGCCTGAATACGGTGCTGCTTGTCTGTCATGATTTCACATCCGCGCCTGTTGAAATCTCTTGCCGCAGGACCTTCTTGTCGAGCTTGCCAACACTGGTCCTGGGAAGCCGTTCGACAAAGAATATTCGGTCTGGCACCGCCCACTTCGACAGGTCGCCCATGTCAGCGCGCGACTGGAATTCTTCCAGGATGACTTGGCGCACCTGATCCGGTTCAGCATTCTTTGCAAGCTGTGCAACCAGCACCGGCCTTTCGCCCCACTTTGCATGCGGCAGACCAATCGCGGCCACGTCTTCGACGCCGGCACAAGCGGAGGCTATGTTTTCCAATGCCAGTGACGAAATCCATTCGCCGCCGGTTTTGATCACATCCTTGAGCCGGTCAGTGATCTGCAACGATCCATTTTCACGGATGTACCCAACATCCCCGGTGTGCAGATACCCGCCGGCCCACAGTTCGTCAGAGGCTTGCTCGTTACCGAGATAACCCTGGGTCAGCCAGGGTGCCCGGGCAACAACTTCGCCGGTTGTTTCACCGTCATGCGGGACGTCCTTCATATCCGGCGTCACAACACGAAGGTCGACAAGCGGGCCGGGAAAGCCGGTTTGCGCCTGTCTCTCCGGATCATCGCTGGACAGATCTGCCACCGTCAGAAACGGACAGGTTTCGGACATCCCATAAGCCGCATGCAATGATATGCCAGCCGCAGCAGCGCGGTCCTGCAGGCCGCGCGGCAAGGCGGCCCCGCCAATGATCACCTTCCATTGGCTCAGGTCTGTCTGCGGGCAGCCGGGATGGTCGAGCACCATGGCCAGAATGGTGGGCACACAATGGGAAAAAGTGACGCTTTCAGCAGCAATCAGCCGCAGAACTTCGTCTGGCGTGTAGCGGCCGGGATAGACTTGGCGCACGCCCATCATCGTCGCGGCATATGGAAATCCCCATCCATGGACATGAAACAGAGGTGTCAGCGGCATGTAGACGTCGCCGCGGTGAAACCCGGCGTTTCCGGGAAATGCGCCGAAACCAGCGATCAGGCCCAATGTGTGAAGCACCAGCTGACGATGCGAATAGCTCACCCCCTTGGGGTTGCCTGTGGTGCCAGTCGTATAGAACAGTGTTGCGGTCCGGCTTTCGTCAAAATCCGGAAACTCAAACCCGGTTGGAGCGCCCCCGATCCAGTCTTCGTAACCGTCTCCGTTTCCGATGGGGACAATGATGATGTCCCGGTCAAAACCCGATTTGATCTCATCAATAAGCGGCATGAAATCCTGATGCACTATGATCAGGTCCGGCTGGCCATGGTTGATCGTGTAAAGAACCTGCGCAGGTGACAAACGCACGTTGATCGTGTGCAGCACAGCGCCCATCATCGGAACCGCAAAGAAGCATTCAAGATAGCGGTGGGTATCCCAGTCCATGACACCGACACGCATGCCCTCGCCAATCCCACTGGCCTTGAGGGCATTGGCAAGCTGGCCGATGCGGTCGTTGAGCTGAGCATAGGTCAGCCGCATATTGGAGCCGCTGACGATCTCTTGCGTGGCGGAGACCAGACTGGAACGCGTCAGCAGCTGCTTGATCAGCAACGGGTAGCCATATGCATTCGGCGAAGGTGACGTGGCGGACATACAGAAGGAATCCTTGGCTTTCTTCACCTGCCAATCTGGCATCTCTCAACGAGCCGAAGAATTGAAAGATTTTTGCCTTCATCAAGGATTTCTAACCGGTGCGTTGAACGTGAAAATACCGTTTGACCGCCTGTAAAGTTGGGCAAATATTCAATGCCACCCGCCGCCGTAATTTTCGCCGCCAGTTAGGCGATCTAAAGGATGACAGGCTGCATTCATCAAGGAGGCCCGCCGGTGACGACCCATATGCCAACATTGGTTTCTCTGCGCGCCTTTGAAGCCGTGGCGCGTCACAAGAGCTTTCGCAAGGCCGCTGACGAGATCTGCGTGACGCACGCGGCCGTCAGCCATCAGATCAAGGCACTGGAGACTTCAATCGGGGTTCAACTGCTTGAACGCACAAGCCGGTCCGTCGAACTGACGCCGGCCGGCGAACAGTATTATCCGCCGGTCCGTGAACACATTCAGGGGATAATCAAGGCCACCCGGCGCATACAGGCGCCGGACGAGCCCGATGTGCTGCTCGTTCAGTCTTATGCGAGTTTCAATACAATGTGGCTGCAGCCCAGGCTTGCCGATTTCCTTCAGGACAATCCGAACACCCGTGTGCGCATAATCTCAACCTTTGAAGACGGTGACTATGACGCGCACAGATTTGACGCCGGCATCTTCAATGCTCCGCCTTTTGACAAGAGATTTGACTACAGCCCGTTGTTTGAAACCGACATTTACCCGGTGTGCGCTCCCGAGGCCTTGAGTGATCCGGACAAGGGCATGACACTTGATGAATTGGAGAGCTTCTTGCTGCTGGGCGTCCCGACCACGCCGTCAGATGTGGATGACTGGACTTGCTGGCTGGAGGCGGCAGGCCTCAGCCGCGGCGACATGAAATTCGGATCCGTTTTTGACAATTATCCGCTGGTTCGTGAGGCAGTCCTGAAAAACCATGGGATTGGAATGGCAAGAGCGCCGTTCTGCGTCCGTGACCTTGAGAGAGGGCGCTTGGTACGGCCGTTCGGTCTCTCCGTTCCAGAGCCAAGCCAATGGTACCTTGCGACTCCCAAAAACAGTGCGGCGAACCCGAAACTGGCTCTGTTCACCAAGTGGCTTGAAGAGGAAATCGAAGCTGACCCGACAATGAGAAGCATCCCGGCAGACGTTTAGGCAACGCCATTCAGGAACCACCGGCCGCAAGTGAACGGCCGGTGGGCAGATGGTTGGAATCAGCTGTCCAGCCAGATCTTGTCCATGTGGATTTCAAAGGTCGGATGCATGCCCATTCCTTTCACATTCTCACGGCAGTGATTGTAAAGGGAACGCCAATAGGGCTGCGTTACAACGCC encodes:
- a CDS encoding tyrosine-type recombinase/integrase, which codes for MADTKTTPLRERMIEDMRIKGLGESSQKAHIRAVRYFAEFLGRSPDTATPEDLRAYQLHMVNTNVTPSTYNVRLVGLRFFFETTCQRPEMKQCLHYRTEPRKLPVVFSAEEVFELLKVAPGPGLKYRAALSISYGTGLRASEVCNLKVTDIDSDRMLIHVEKGKGGKDRKVMLSPGLLALLRDYWREARPDGWLFPGKPRINPLSPRQLHRAFSAAKHLAGIKKPRSTLHSLRHSFATHLLEAGTDVRVIQVLLGHAKLSTTAQYTHVATKLIRDTDSPYELLVQLRDRRSE
- a CDS encoding IS91 family transposase — encoded protein: MPRPKLEVADIFRTHGPAYRRANVGHLNLAQLKAMSAIEACRTEALGGHVAACTKCNHQHIAYNSCKNRHCPKCQAPAARDWMAARAEDLLPVEYFHVVFTLPAEIARIALWNKRALYSLLFKASAQTVMTIAADPKRLGARVGLTSVLHTWGSALTHHPHIHMIVPGGGLSPDGTRWVACKPGFFLHVRVLSRLFRRLFLDGLMALHGAGHLRLFGDLVGLADAPAFAEWSAPLRKIDWVVYAKPPFGGPEAVLAYLSRYTHRVAISNHRLVSADADTVAFRWKDYRIKRGDRMKVMRLATDEFIRRFLIHVLPDRFHRIRHYGFLAGSGRKEKVARVRAVLGTAGSGEPDQPEDDLKEPLALREPCPDCGGPMRIIETFRRGEIPRSRAPPRLQAA
- a CDS encoding acetyl-CoA C-acyltransferase yields the protein MREAVIVSTARTPIGVAFKGALNNIKSPTMMGHAICHAVERAGVDPGLIEDVVIGSVLTAGTGGLNVGRLSALAAGLPVAVSGQTIDRQCSSGLMAIATAAKQIIVDRQNVAVAGGQENISAVQNAYLKWAGEEKDPSVTAQCEHAYMPMLMTAENVARVYGISREAQDEYAALSQKRTARAQAAGAFDDEIVPITSSKRVRNRETGEETLEEVTLSKDEGNRPGTTAETLGQLNPVVEGGVITAGNASQLSDGASACVLMERKMAEQHGLTPLGIYRGMAVAGNAPEEMGIGPIYAIPKLLKNAGLGIDDIGLWELNEAFACQVLYCRDHLGIDPELYNVNGGAISIGHPYGMTGARQVGHALLEGKRRGVKHVVTSMCVGGGMGAAALFEIA
- a CDS encoding 3-hydroxyacyl-CoA dehydrogenase NAD-binding domain-containing protein; the protein is MFSIERSGSVAVIELNAPPVNALGLKMRQALSSAIHELHADEQVKAIVLSSALPLFCGGADIAEFRTGAVWDKPDLPDLCVTIETSRKPVVAAIAGPAMGGALEIALACDYRVATPEALMGLPEIKLGLLPGAGGTQRLPRIAGLETATRMILSGDPVNGDYALSCGLVDELFESGQDFRAHVLDFAARITREEAPKRSCADMVVAHPDPKGFLAGFRTEIVPTSKNLVAPARCLKSLQAACELPLTQGLAQEKAGFAELLGTPQSRAGRHLFFAERECTKVPGVARGQRPRDIASVAVIGAGTMGRGIAIAFLQAGFPVTLLETTQGALEQGLDQVSKHFQRAADKGRLSPDQAEAFASNATGTLSYADLADADLIIEAAIENMDVKRQIFEALDRHAKPGAVLASNTSTLDLDEIAAVTSRPEDVIGLHFFSPANVMRLLEVVRGAKTAPDVIATAITVARKIRKLPVTVGVCYGFAGNRMLEPYFREGSRLLLEGATPKQVDDVLEGFGMAMGIHAMADLAGVDVGARVRQERRSEIAHDPAYQAVQDRLFELGRLGQKTGRGSYLYEGRTRVEDPEVVQISKELATRHGVAHRHIDDQEILERCLFPLINEGFLILEEGIATRPGDCDLIWVNGYGFPNWRGGPMQYADEVGLPRILDRMNHYRQSLGAYGEMWFMPAPLLEELANTGVTLAEHFEAKKGTS
- a CDS encoding dimethylsulfoniopropionate lyase encodes the protein MTDKQHRIQALIRAIVAYLETHRSDAPGVDLTLDKLAAMDLSCGRQRDVPPRETRHDQVLTQAIAGITEPKLLEIARCLSAAKDDLVWREDNAQFYPPGADLGEGYIKCNLHSLLIGADACGHHHPDFSLGIFMLGPRTLYRDHNHDAPELYLNLSERSGWRFRSGEWQDYPAGSLIWNAAGEPHATRVYDQPFISVFVWLENVSSRCNVIHFDDWAEIEQGLAQKSI
- a CDS encoding fatty acid--CoA ligase; its protein translation is MSATSPSPNAYGYPLLIKQLLTRSSLVSATQEIVSGSNMRLTYAQLNDRIGQLANALKASGIGEGMRVGVMDWDTHRYLECFFAVPMMGAVLHTINVRLSPAQVLYTINHGQPDLIIVHQDFMPLIDEIKSGFDRDIIIVPIGNGDGYEDWIGGAPTGFEFPDFDESRTATLFYTTGTTGNPKGVSYSHRQLVLHTLGLIAGFGAFPGNAGFHRGDVYMPLTPLFHVHGWGFPYAATMMGVRQVYPGRYTPDEVLRLIAAESVTFSHCVPTILAMVLDHPGCPQTDLSQWKVIIGGAALPRGLQDRAAAAGISLHAAYGMSETCPFLTVADLSSDDPERQAQTGFPGPLVDLRVVTPDMKDVPHDGETTGEVVARAPWLTQGYLGNEQASDELWAGGYLHTGDVGYIRENGSLQITDRLKDVIKTGGEWISSLALENIASACAGVEDVAAIGLPHAKWGERPVLVAQLAKNAEPDQVRQVILEEFQSRADMGDLSKWAVPDRIFFVERLPRTSVGKLDKKVLRQEISTGADVKS
- a CDS encoding LysR substrate-binding domain-containing protein → MTTHMPTLVSLRAFEAVARHKSFRKAADEICVTHAAVSHQIKALETSIGVQLLERTSRSVELTPAGEQYYPPVREHIQGIIKATRRIQAPDEPDVLLVQSYASFNTMWLQPRLADFLQDNPNTRVRIISTFEDGDYDAHRFDAGIFNAPPFDKRFDYSPLFETDIYPVCAPEALSDPDKGMTLDELESFLLLGVPTTPSDVDDWTCWLEAAGLSRGDMKFGSVFDNYPLVREAVLKNHGIGMARAPFCVRDLERGRLVRPFGLSVPEPSQWYLATPKNSAANPKLALFTKWLEEEIEADPTMRSIPADV